The following coding sequences are from one Primulina eburnea isolate SZY01 chromosome 15, ASM2296580v1, whole genome shotgun sequence window:
- the LOC140815508 gene encoding uncharacterized protein produces MNEDNHPTRRMIHMISGGATDGDSGRARKANGTRLENFEISKGADLPQDPVISFGPEDLRGIVIPHNHVLVVTVTIANYDVARIFIDNGSPVNVLFKSTLDQMKMEAFEFEPVSTPLYGFAGHAIPPLGQIVLPLSLGTDPRRIKKMIAFTVVDIP; encoded by the coding sequence ATGAATGAGGATAACCACCCTACGAGAagaatgattcatatgatctcggggggtgctactgatggaGACTCGGGGCGAGCTCGGAAGGCAAATGGGACAAGGTTGGAGAACTTTGAGATATCTAAGGGTGCAGACTTACCACAAGACCCCGTCATCAGCTTTGGGCCGGAAGACCTCCGAGGCATTGTGATTCCACATAACCATGTCTTGGTGGTAACGGTCACCATTGCCAATTATGATGTGGCGAGaatatttattgataatggaagcCCCGTGAATGTCTTGTTCAAGAGCACGCTGGATCAAATGAAGATGGAAGCATTTGAGTTTGAGCCGGTATCCACCCCGCTGTATGGGTTTGCAGGACACGCCATCCCGCCTTTGGGTCAGATTGTTCTTCCCCTATCCTTGGGGACTGATCCTCGGCGGATAAAAAAGATGATAGCCTTCACTGTGGTAGATATCCCGTGA